The following proteins are encoded in a genomic region of Bradyrhizobium sp. SK17:
- a CDS encoding haloacid dehalogenase type II has translation MSDLSGVKALVFDVFGTVVDWRTSLINDFTKWGEARGIKADWTALVDGWRAVYTASMDEVRKNPQHGYVILDVLHRRSLEKLIAQFDIKGLTDADLHHLTLGWHRLHGWPDSVAGLTRLKTKYIISPLSNGNVGLLTNMAKFAGLPWDLVMSAELFEHYKPDPETYLGAARLLGLPPEQVMMVAAHNYDLKHAQKHGLKTAFVARPTEYGPLQKVDFEATGNWDIVAKDFGAIADRMGC, from the coding sequence ATGTCCGATCTATCCGGCGTCAAGGCCCTGGTGTTCGACGTGTTCGGCACTGTGGTCGACTGGCGCACCAGCCTGATCAACGACTTCACCAAATGGGGCGAGGCGCGGGGCATCAAAGCTGACTGGACCGCGCTGGTCGACGGTTGGCGCGCGGTCTACACGGCCTCGATGGACGAGGTGCGCAAGAACCCGCAGCACGGCTACGTCATCCTCGACGTCCTGCATCGCCGCTCGCTGGAGAAGCTGATCGCCCAGTTCGACATCAAGGGGCTGACCGACGCCGACCTGCATCATCTGACGCTGGGCTGGCATCGCCTGCACGGCTGGCCGGATAGCGTCGCCGGCCTGACGCGGTTGAAGACGAAATACATCATCTCTCCGCTCTCCAACGGCAACGTCGGGCTGCTCACCAACATGGCGAAGTTCGCAGGCCTTCCCTGGGACCTCGTGATGTCGGCCGAACTGTTCGAACACTACAAGCCCGATCCGGAAACCTATCTCGGCGCCGCCAGGCTCCTCGGCCTGCCGCCGGAGCAGGTGATGATGGTTGCCGCCCACAATTACGACCTCAAGCACGCGCAGAAGCACGGCCTGAAGACCGCCTTCGTGGCGCGGCCGACCGAGTACGGTCCCTTGCAGAAGGTCGATTTCGAGGCCACCGGCAACTGGGACATCGTGGCCAAGGATTTCGGGGCCATAGCGGACAGGATGGGGTGCTGA
- a CDS encoding chorismate mutase, which translates to MRLPVRLLTLLVPAMAWAEEPATNTAALWGSPTVDNGTCCKTLGEVRGNVDRLDREIVRLMAERGRYVHEAARFKANPAQVEAPERAEAVVKKAMSLAEQDGLSPKVAEAAYRAMVRAFIDYEQGILADAAARGDAPWKK; encoded by the coding sequence ATGCGATTGCCGGTACGTCTGCTGACGCTCCTGGTTCCCGCGATGGCGTGGGCCGAGGAACCCGCAACCAATACGGCGGCACTATGGGGCAGCCCCACGGTCGACAACGGCACCTGCTGCAAGACGCTTGGCGAGGTGCGCGGCAATGTCGACCGACTCGATCGCGAGATCGTCCGTCTGATGGCCGAGCGCGGCCGCTACGTCCATGAGGCCGCGCGCTTCAAGGCCAATCCGGCGCAAGTCGAGGCGCCGGAGCGCGCCGAGGCGGTGGTCAAGAAGGCGATGTCGCTGGCCGAGCAGGATGGTCTGTCGCCCAAGGTGGCCGAAGCCGCCTATCGCGCGATGGTGCGCGCCTTCATCGACTATGAGCAGGGCATCCTTGCCGACGCCGCAGCGCGCGGCGATGCCCCCTGGAAGAAGTAA
- a CDS encoding carboxymuconolactone decarboxylase family protein, producing the protein MSHARKEYSDFERLAPDVFAAVRALGQFAAKAGLDKQLLELVKIRASQINGCAFCVQYHILQSESLGVPVDKLNLVVVWREAPQFSARERAALAWTEALTTMPNGVSDEVYAQVTAEFSEQELTYLTSAIASINVWNRFGAAYRWTPPPRRQRTDAAAS; encoded by the coding sequence ATGTCACATGCCCGCAAGGAATACTCCGACTTCGAGAGGCTAGCGCCCGACGTCTTCGCGGCCGTGCGCGCGCTCGGCCAGTTCGCCGCCAAGGCCGGTCTCGACAAGCAGCTGCTGGAGCTCGTCAAGATCCGCGCCTCGCAGATCAACGGCTGCGCCTTTTGCGTGCAGTATCATATCCTGCAGAGCGAGAGCCTCGGCGTTCCCGTCGACAAGCTCAATCTCGTCGTGGTGTGGCGCGAGGCGCCGCAGTTCTCGGCCCGCGAGCGCGCCGCGCTGGCCTGGACCGAGGCGTTGACGACGATGCCAAATGGCGTCAGCGACGAGGTTTATGCGCAGGTGACCGCCGAATTCTCCGAGCAGGAGCTGACCTATCTGACCTCGGCGATCGCATCGATCAATGTCTGGAACAGGTTCGGTGCGGCCTATCGCTGGACGCCGCCGCCGCGCCGGCAGCGCACCGACGCTGCGGCTTCCTAA
- a CDS encoding MarR family winged helix-turn-helix transcriptional regulator — MAGMQKRGKSGAAKRRPVDNIIGGRTTAASGSGAADALLASSVPAPGEGKRGEQGYLGYLLRQAHAASRLSMERALGQLGVTSPQFVVLTMLKAYPGLSGADLARVALLTPQTVSVIIRNLERDGAIRKTPHPVHGRVLQWALTSHGTRLLEKCRHIAQGHERRLAAGLDAKSEQVVRQWLSKIATDFAG, encoded by the coding sequence ATGGCGGGGATGCAGAAACGTGGGAAATCCGGTGCTGCCAAACGGCGCCCGGTCGACAACATCATCGGCGGAAGGACCACCGCCGCATCAGGGTCGGGCGCCGCCGACGCCCTGCTCGCCTCCTCCGTCCCGGCTCCCGGCGAAGGCAAGCGCGGCGAACAGGGTTATCTCGGCTATCTGCTGCGCCAGGCCCATGCCGCGTCGCGGCTATCGATGGAGCGTGCGCTGGGGCAACTCGGCGTCACCTCGCCGCAATTCGTCGTGCTGACGATGCTGAAGGCCTATCCCGGGCTGTCCGGCGCCGATCTGGCGCGGGTGGCGCTGCTGACGCCGCAGACGGTCAGTGTGATCATCCGTAACCTCGAGCGTGACGGTGCGATCCGGAAGACGCCGCACCCGGTCCACGGCCGGGTGCTGCAATGGGCCCTGACCAGCCATGGAACCAGGCTGCTGGAGAAGTGCCGCCACATCGCCCAGGGCCATGAGCGCCGGCTCGCTGCCGGCCTTGACGCCAAGTCGGAACAGGTGGTGCGCCAGTGGCTGTCAAAAATCGCCACAGATTTTGCAGGATAG
- the recJ gene encoding single-stranded-DNA-specific exonuclease RecJ codes for MTPPATAIPIEAPQAFLGVTRSLTGKLWRDRLDMRGAARALAIVQRHNLPEMLARVLAGRDVAIDEVADFLDPTIRKLMPDPYTVTEMEHAARRIADAAVRGEKVAIFGDYDVDGATSAALLTWHLRHCGLDPLIHIPDRIFEGYGPNVDAVRALAAKGATLLVTVDCGTTSIEPLAEAKKLGMSVVVIDHHQTGDELPEVDALVNPNRPDDLSGLGHLAAVGLVFVTLVAVNRELRRRGFWTSVMPEPDLLSMLHHVALGTVADVAPLIGLNRAFVAKGLIAMRRRDHVGHTALMDVARLNGPPEAWHLGFMLGPRINAGGRIGRADLGVRLLLEGDVSEAARIAAELDRLNNERRVIEQAAEAQAEAEALASLGLEDKGAVIVTAAEGWHPGVVGLVAARLKEKFARPAFAIALEPGGIGTGSGRSIGGVDLGRAVRQAVHDGLLMKGGGHAMAAGVTLRKEKLAEFRAYMESALAADVANSRHENELFIDGAVTARAVTPEFAATLNRAGPFGSANPEPVIALPSHQLVYADEVGQAHLRLRFKSGDGSIVNGIAFRSIGQKLGSALTQNRGQQLHVAGSLAVDRWQGTERVQFRVLDVAAPDQGPTVIR; via the coding sequence ATGACCCCTCCCGCCACTGCCATCCCCATCGAGGCGCCACAGGCGTTCCTTGGCGTGACGCGGTCCTTGACCGGAAAGCTCTGGCGCGACCGGCTGGATATGCGCGGGGCGGCGCGGGCGCTTGCGATCGTGCAGCGGCACAATCTGCCGGAAATGCTGGCGCGCGTGCTGGCGGGGCGCGACGTCGCGATCGACGAGGTCGCCGACTTCCTCGACCCGACCATCCGCAAGCTGATGCCGGATCCGTACACGGTCACCGAGATGGAGCATGCCGCCAGGCGTATCGCGGATGCCGCTGTCCGCGGCGAAAAGGTCGCGATCTTCGGCGACTATGACGTCGACGGCGCGACCTCGGCGGCGCTGTTGACCTGGCATCTGCGCCATTGCGGGCTCGATCCGCTGATCCACATTCCGGACCGGATTTTCGAAGGCTACGGGCCGAACGTCGACGCCGTTCGTGCGCTGGCGGCCAAGGGCGCGACGCTGCTGGTCACGGTCGATTGCGGCACCACCAGCATCGAGCCGTTGGCGGAAGCGAAGAAGCTCGGCATGTCGGTGGTGGTGATCGATCACCACCAGACCGGCGACGAGTTGCCCGAGGTCGATGCGCTGGTGAATCCGAACCGGCCCGACGATCTCTCCGGGCTCGGCCATCTCGCCGCCGTCGGCCTCGTGTTCGTCACGTTGGTTGCGGTGAACCGCGAGCTGCGCCGGCGCGGCTTCTGGACCAGCGTGATGCCGGAGCCAGACCTGCTGAGCATGCTGCATCACGTAGCGCTCGGCACCGTCGCCGACGTCGCGCCGCTGATCGGGCTCAACCGCGCCTTCGTCGCCAAGGGGCTGATCGCGATGCGCCGCCGCGACCATGTCGGCCATACCGCGCTGATGGATGTGGCGCGCCTGAACGGTCCGCCGGAGGCCTGGCATCTCGGCTTCATGCTGGGGCCGCGGATCAATGCCGGCGGCCGTATCGGACGCGCCGATCTCGGCGTCCGGCTGCTGCTCGAAGGCGACGTCTCGGAGGCGGCGCGGATCGCGGCCGAGCTCGACCGCCTCAACAACGAACGTCGCGTGATCGAGCAGGCCGCCGAGGCACAGGCCGAAGCCGAGGCGCTGGCTTCGCTCGGGCTCGAGGACAAGGGCGCTGTCATCGTCACCGCGGCGGAAGGCTGGCATCCCGGCGTGGTCGGGCTGGTCGCGGCGCGGCTGAAGGAGAAGTTCGCGCGTCCCGCATTCGCGATCGCGCTCGAGCCGGGCGGCATCGGCACCGGATCGGGCCGCTCGATCGGCGGCGTCGATCTCGGCCGAGCGGTGCGCCAGGCGGTGCACGATGGCCTCTTGATGAAGGGCGGCGGCCACGCGATGGCGGCCGGCGTCACGCTGCGCAAGGAGAAGCTCGCCGAATTCCGCGCCTACATGGAAAGCGCGCTGGCAGCCGACGTCGCCAATTCCCGTCACGAGAACGAGCTGTTCATCGACGGCGCCGTGACCGCGCGCGCGGTGACGCCGGAATTCGCCGCGACGCTCAATCGCGCGGGGCCGTTCGGCAGCGCCAATCCGGAGCCGGTGATCGCGCTGCCGTCGCACCAACTGGTCTATGCCGACGAGGTCGGGCAGGCGCATTTGCGGCTGCGCTTCAAGTCCGGCGACGGGTCCATCGTCAACGGTATCGCATTCCGCTCCATCGGACAGAAGCTCGGCAGCGCCTTGACGCAAAATCGCGGTCAGCAATTGCACGTGGCGGGCTCTCTTGCAGTCGACCGTTGGCAAGGCACCGAACGTGTGCAATTCCGTGTCCTCGACGTCGCGGCGCCGGATCAGGGCCCGACGGTGATCCGATAA
- a CDS encoding dihydrodipicolinate synthase family protein: protein MVHLKGLSAFPITPSNRDGQVDAGALRALLEPLIAAKVDSIGLLGSTGSYPYFSRDERRRAVQAATALADGGIPILVGVGALRTDDAVRLAQDARDAGAAAGLLAPVSYTPLTDDEVFEHFRTVARESRLPICIYDNPGTTHFRFTPALIGRLSHVDGIVAVKSPALDAAALPGHIAELRAVVPNGFSLGYSADWNCTEALLAGGETWYSVLAGIFPKVCLDIVRAAASGDAAKARQLDARLQPVWQLLKTFSSLRVVYAIANLSGICAAEPPRPILPLPPDAQKKVGEVLAGIELG from the coding sequence ATGGTCCATCTCAAGGGGCTTTCTGCCTTCCCGATCACGCCGTCCAATCGAGACGGGCAGGTCGATGCGGGAGCGCTTCGCGCATTGCTGGAGCCCCTGATTGCCGCGAAGGTGGATTCGATCGGGCTGCTCGGAAGCACCGGTTCCTATCCGTATTTTAGCCGCGACGAGCGGCGGCGTGCGGTGCAGGCGGCTACCGCCCTGGCCGATGGCGGGATACCCATATTGGTTGGCGTGGGTGCGCTGCGGACCGATGATGCCGTAAGACTGGCGCAGGACGCACGTGATGCCGGCGCGGCCGCAGGCCTCCTTGCCCCGGTATCGTATACGCCGCTGACCGATGATGAGGTCTTCGAGCACTTCCGAACGGTGGCGCGTGAAAGCAGGTTGCCGATCTGCATCTACGACAATCCGGGCACGACGCATTTTCGCTTCACGCCGGCCTTGATCGGCCGTTTGAGCCATGTGGACGGCATCGTGGCGGTGAAGAGTCCCGCACTCGACGCGGCGGCCTTGCCGGGCCATATCGCCGAATTGCGGGCCGTCGTGCCGAACGGGTTCTCATTGGGTTACAGCGCCGACTGGAATTGTACCGAGGCGCTGCTGGCGGGCGGCGAGACCTGGTACAGCGTCCTCGCAGGAATTTTCCCCAAGGTCTGCCTCGACATCGTCCGTGCCGCGGCAAGTGGCGACGCCGCCAAGGCGCGGCAGCTGGACGCGCGGTTGCAGCCGGTCTGGCAATTGCTCAAGACGTTCTCGAGCCTGCGGGTCGTTTACGCGATCGCCAATCTCAGCGGGATCTGTGCGGCCGAACCGCCGCGTCCGATCCTGCCGTTGCCTCCCGACGCCCAGAAGAAGGTGGGCGAGGTTTTGGCGGGAATCGAGCTCGGTTGA
- a CDS encoding cupin domain-containing protein — MTSMTMTPSLPFARLSRPVSLAVVAGLASALVIGKSLPTPMDAISSVIAPLCASANAASPLDKVEVITSHALPNVPGKRVTVVRVFYGPGGFTPPHRHSGSVTAYITKGEIRSQLGGGPVETFHVGQSFFEPPGSTHMVSANASATEPAELIAVFVADEGAPLTTMLE, encoded by the coding sequence ATGACCTCGATGACGATGACACCATCCCTTCCATTCGCGCGGTTGTCGCGGCCTGTGTCGCTGGCCGTGGTCGCAGGACTGGCCAGCGCCTTGGTGATCGGCAAGAGCCTGCCGACCCCGATGGATGCGATCTCCTCGGTGATCGCGCCGCTATGCGCCAGCGCCAATGCGGCGTCGCCACTCGACAAGGTCGAGGTCATCACTTCGCACGCGCTGCCCAACGTGCCGGGCAAGCGCGTCACCGTCGTGCGCGTGTTCTACGGTCCCGGCGGGTTCACGCCGCCGCACCGTCATTCCGGCTCGGTGACGGCCTACATCACCAAGGGCGAGATTCGCTCCCAGCTCGGCGGCGGGCCGGTCGAGACCTTCCATGTCGGCCAGTCCTTCTTCGAGCCGCCGGGCTCGACCCACATGGTCTCGGCCAATGCAAGCGCCACGGAGCCTGCGGAGCTGATCGCGGTGTTCGTGGCGGATGAAGGCGCGCCGCTCACCACGATGCTCGAATAG
- a CDS encoding lytic murein transglycosylase, with protein MKQPDSPRSPARRAVLKAGLAASVALATPLGALAAAPSGFDQWRDNFRAKAQAKGISDATWNRCMGRVEPDMSVFKQMRNQPEFHEQIWQYINRRVSDWRIIHGKEALRKNEALFTRIERDFGVERGTLLALWGVESAYGDPLVQQNHMTPVFPSLAALAWNEPRRKAYWETELINALKIVQRGWSTPEEMNGSWAGAMGHSQWMPEVWLNVGFDYDGDGKVSPFGRPDDALGSTAKYLVNRGKWRRGEHWGYEVRAPGGASGSRSYAAWASAGVVRADGQPFPQPNASAQLWIPVAGGPAFLLGPNFNSVKSYNPSMNYALAICHLGDRCLGGPPFIQPFPGSERALTLAEVQEMQTRLTKAGFDTGGTDGRVGNDTMKAIKDFQIKSGLLPADGYGGLKVLARLRQGG; from the coding sequence ATGAAACAGCCTGATTCTCCGCGATCCCCTGCCCGTCGTGCCGTCCTGAAGGCGGGGCTGGCAGCAAGCGTTGCGCTCGCCACCCCGCTCGGCGCACTGGCCGCCGCCCCTTCGGGCTTCGATCAATGGCGCGACAATTTTCGCGCAAAGGCGCAGGCCAAGGGCATTTCGGACGCGACCTGGAATCGCTGCATGGGCCGGGTCGAGCCCGACATGAGCGTCTTCAAGCAGATGCGCAACCAGCCCGAATTCCACGAGCAGATCTGGCAATACATCAACCGCCGGGTCTCCGACTGGCGCATCATCCATGGCAAGGAAGCGCTGAGGAAGAACGAGGCGCTGTTCACCCGGATCGAGCGCGACTTCGGCGTCGAACGCGGCACGTTGCTCGCGCTGTGGGGTGTCGAATCGGCCTATGGCGATCCGCTGGTGCAGCAGAACCACATGACGCCGGTGTTTCCCTCGCTGGCGGCGCTCGCCTGGAACGAGCCGCGCCGCAAGGCCTATTGGGAGACCGAACTGATCAACGCGCTGAAGATCGTGCAGCGCGGCTGGAGCACGCCGGAGGAGATGAACGGCTCCTGGGCCGGCGCGATGGGTCATTCGCAGTGGATGCCCGAGGTCTGGCTCAATGTCGGCTTCGACTATGACGGCGACGGCAAGGTCTCGCCGTTCGGCCGGCCCGACGATGCGCTGGGCTCGACCGCGAAATACCTGGTCAATCGCGGCAAGTGGCGCCGCGGCGAGCACTGGGGTTACGAGGTGCGCGCGCCGGGTGGCGCCAGCGGCAGCCGCAGCTATGCGGCCTGGGCGAGCGCCGGCGTCGTCAGAGCCGATGGCCAGCCGTTCCCGCAGCCGAACGCGTCGGCGCAGCTCTGGATCCCGGTCGCCGGCGGGCCTGCTTTCCTGCTCGGCCCGAACTTCAACTCGGTAAAAAGTTACAATCCCTCGATGAACTACGCGCTGGCGATCTGCCATCTCGGCGATCGCTGCCTCGGCGGGCCGCCCTTCATCCAGCCCTTCCCGGGCTCGGAGCGCGCGCTGACGCTCGCCGAGGTGCAGGAGATGCAGACGCGGCTGACCAAGGCCGGCTTCGACACCGGCGGCACCGACGGCCGGGTCGGCAACGACACCATGAAGGCGATCAAGGATTTCCAGATCAAGTCCGGCCTGCTGCCCGCCGATGGTTACGGCGGGCTCAAGGTGCTGGCGCGGTTGCGGCAAGGCGGTTAG
- a CDS encoding glucosyltransferase domain-containing protein, giving the protein MNASTARTIARQFAAPFSAVLALNIVARGQALFAPMYSIDSYDVARKSFGGEIAYSLGDGRFIRAALWWLQAQIGFLPIESMSASICLAIPLFIIAGFVFAAAIFDDLKQAEAFAFAALFTLHPFATEYFYYGEVTFATILAFLSAALAIWSAYRAPQSLVWRCATVAAVVLALGNYQIVIGHIAAGGLLVLVARMCAGRSASGLDCYAFLGDFSRRTAVLVAGAAVYLACLVLTRYFNAAVASGRAYRTGLPDFSHKLHAVGPALKFCLFPPQGIVPTTISVATILGLAMCVFLLLQMTMQGRNRIAALVVGSAVALAAICAAAASLIGDVSWQAPRLFSPIALCIAALGVAGFRLASAGRKFGLVAISAIVITGYVGADASIFSINGA; this is encoded by the coding sequence ATGAACGCAAGCACAGCAAGAACAATCGCCCGGCAATTCGCCGCTCCGTTCTCGGCCGTGCTCGCGCTCAACATCGTCGCGCGTGGTCAGGCCTTGTTCGCACCGATGTACTCGATTGACAGCTATGACGTCGCGCGGAAGTCATTCGGCGGAGAGATCGCCTACTCTCTTGGCGATGGGCGCTTCATTCGCGCCGCGCTGTGGTGGTTACAGGCGCAGATCGGCTTCCTGCCGATCGAGTCGATGTCGGCATCGATCTGTCTGGCTATTCCGCTCTTCATCATCGCCGGATTCGTATTTGCGGCGGCGATCTTTGATGATTTGAAGCAAGCGGAAGCGTTCGCCTTCGCCGCGCTGTTCACCCTGCATCCATTTGCGACCGAATATTTCTATTATGGCGAAGTCACCTTCGCGACAATCCTGGCGTTCCTTTCGGCGGCATTGGCCATATGGAGTGCCTACCGCGCGCCGCAATCGCTGGTCTGGCGTTGCGCAACCGTCGCAGCGGTCGTCCTCGCCCTGGGCAATTATCAGATTGTGATCGGCCACATCGCGGCAGGCGGACTCCTCGTTCTGGTGGCGCGAATGTGCGCTGGCCGCAGCGCTTCGGGGTTGGACTGTTACGCTTTCCTCGGCGACTTCTCGCGTCGTACCGCTGTCCTGGTCGCCGGAGCTGCGGTCTATCTGGCCTGCCTGGTTCTGACGAGATATTTCAACGCAGCGGTCGCTTCGGGCAGAGCCTATCGCACCGGCTTACCGGACTTCTCCCACAAGCTTCACGCAGTCGGTCCTGCGTTGAAGTTTTGCCTCTTCCCGCCGCAAGGCATCGTCCCCACAACAATCTCGGTTGCGACCATCCTCGGGCTGGCGATGTGTGTCTTCCTGCTCCTGCAAATGACAATGCAAGGCCGGAATCGCATTGCCGCCCTCGTCGTCGGATCGGCAGTCGCCTTGGCAGCGATCTGCGCCGCAGCCGCATCGCTGATCGGTGACGTCAGTTGGCAAGCGCCGAGGCTCTTCTCGCCGATCGCGCTCTGCATAGCAGCACTTGGTGTGGCAGGTTTTCGACTTGCATCCGCCGGACGGAAATTCGGGCTGGTCGCCATATCCGCCATCGTGATCACGGGCTATGTCGGCGCGGACGCCTCGATCTTTTCGATCAACGGCGCATGA
- a CDS encoding SDR family NAD(P)-dependent oxidoreductase, protein MAGQVEGKVALVTGGASGIGEAIVELLAQEGATVVATDIDELRGPELAARLTKAGRKVSFLPQDVTSEERWIEVIAEIGKRHGRLDIMVSNAGIGIGAPSIVEMSLADWRRQTAINIDGVFLSVKHSLPLMRKHGGGSIIMMSSLAGLRGAATLSGYSATKGAVRLFAKSIAMECAQVNDGIRVNSVHPGIIDTPIWGKIPTGATGAGQNAPIDPDERARFATPLGRAGQAIEIAQGVLYLASDASRYVTGSELVIDGGMNAGGVVRQPAGG, encoded by the coding sequence ATGGCAGGACAGGTTGAAGGCAAGGTCGCGCTGGTGACCGGCGGCGCATCGGGAATCGGCGAGGCGATCGTCGAATTGTTGGCGCAGGAAGGCGCGACGGTGGTTGCGACCGATATCGACGAGTTGCGGGGACCCGAGCTCGCCGCGCGGCTCACCAAGGCCGGGCGCAAGGTGAGCTTCCTGCCGCAGGACGTCACCAGCGAGGAACGCTGGATCGAGGTCATCGCTGAGATCGGCAAGCGCCATGGCCGCCTGGACATCATGGTCTCCAATGCCGGCATCGGTATCGGGGCGCCGTCGATCGTCGAGATGTCGCTGGCGGATTGGCGCCGCCAGACCGCGATCAATATCGATGGCGTGTTCCTGTCGGTGAAGCATTCGCTGCCGCTGATGCGCAAGCATGGCGGCGGTTCGATCATCATGATGTCGTCGCTGGCCGGGCTGCGTGGTGCCGCGACGCTCTCCGGCTACAGCGCCACCAAGGGCGCGGTACGGTTGTTCGCCAAGTCGATCGCGATGGAATGCGCGCAGGTGAACGACGGCATCCGCGTCAACTCCGTGCATCCCGGCATCATCGACACGCCGATCTGGGGCAAGATCCCGACCGGTGCGACGGGCGCCGGCCAGAACGCACCGATCGATCCGGACGAGCGCGCCAGGTTCGCGACGCCGCTCGGCCGCGCCGGCCAGGCGATCGAGATCGCGCAAGGCGTGCTCTATCTCGCCTCCGATGCCTCGCGCTACGTCACCGGTAGCGAACTCGTCATCGACGGCGGCATGAATGCCGGCGGCGTGGTGCGGCAGCCTGCGGGTGGCTAG